The following proteins are co-located in the Candidatus Accumulibacter cognatus genome:
- the cas5c gene encoding type I-C CRISPR-associated protein Cas5 — protein MPNDPQDTLPNTHTLEVWGDLACFTRPEMKVERFSYPVITPSAARGIFDAIYWDGKRDKQRTGNTVREIIRPYFYWQVMRIEVLEMPRFIALRRNEVKGTAPGLATLNKWMKGKESPEPLWADGDDETTGRTQRQTIALRNVRYRITARIVPRATHRHELGKLNACFLRRAQHGKCFQQPYFGCREFPAFFEYIPPGTPTSPAAPLNKHLGWMLYDVFDLANAAPGLDGTPFISVFDATVKNGVLEVPDYGSNAVRKPGRA, from the coding sequence ATGCCCAACGATCCACAAGACACGCTGCCGAACACCCATACGCTGGAAGTCTGGGGTGACCTCGCCTGCTTCACCCGCCCCGAAATGAAGGTCGAGCGTTTTTCGTATCCGGTCATCACACCATCGGCCGCGCGAGGCATCTTCGATGCCATCTACTGGGACGGAAAGCGGGACAAGCAAAGGACCGGCAACACCGTGCGTGAGATCATTCGGCCTTATTTCTACTGGCAGGTCATGCGCATCGAGGTGCTGGAAATGCCTCGCTTCATCGCGCTGCGCCGTAACGAAGTGAAAGGCACGGCACCCGGGCTGGCCACGCTGAACAAGTGGATGAAGGGCAAGGAAAGCCCCGAGCCGCTCTGGGCCGATGGCGACGATGAAACCACTGGCCGCACCCAGCGCCAGACGATCGCTCTCAGGAACGTGCGCTACCGCATCACCGCGCGCATCGTGCCGCGCGCCACGCACCGACACGAACTCGGCAAGCTCAACGCCTGTTTTCTACGCCGGGCGCAGCACGGCAAATGCTTCCAGCAACCGTATTTCGGCTGCCGCGAATTCCCGGCCTTTTTTGAGTACATCCCCCCCGGCACGCCGACATCACCCGCTGCACCCCTGAACAAGCACCTCGGCTGGATGCTCTACGATGTATTCGACCTCGCCAACGCAGCACCAGGACTGGACGGGACGCCGTTCATTTCGGTCTTCGACGCTACGGTGAAAAATGGTGTGCTGGAGGTGCCGGACTACGGCAGCAATGCGGTTCGCAAACCGGGGAGAGCGTAA
- the cas8c gene encoding type I-C CRISPR-associated protein Cas8c/Csd1: MLHTLRQYGEKLGGEPGFKSREIRWCIHLSEAGNLLNIVPLGDGKSGVQVERCPDMHAMNSGGKAHFLVETAQTIARHFKPDETHEKIASGESRHLFYVTMLTQAAHEVISLQAAAKLLADTAAREALRLMMVEKRVKPADWVTWQIGQSDPCAQADVQIWWRTWRQLDLHGNDGNLPNMAGQMVCLLTGESVQPLLTQPKVTGLAGVGGLAMGDVVVGFDKAAFRSFGLEKSSNAAMGATAAQQYVDAINHLIKEQQEATRKNPSRRTSALMVYWFRDRIPPEDDPFAMLFGMQTEEQQTASALGQARKLLQAIRTGERAQLGHNHYYAMTLSGASGRVMVRDWMEGQFAQLLASIEAWFSDLSIAHRESDERLAPDPKFLAVGGALVRELKDLPASTTATLWRAAVTRQAIPQTLMAQALDRFRSALIKDETFNHARMGLIKAYFVRKSSAGDQHMKPYLNPDHPDPAYHCGRLLAVLARLQHAALGDVGAGVVQRFYPAASTAPGLTLGRLVGNARNHLGKLDGGLSFWYEQLIGEVMSRLGDSLPRTLDLEGQGLFALGYYQQLAALRSSKKDAQDDKQNGE; the protein is encoded by the coding sequence ATGTTGCATACGCTGAGACAGTATGGGGAGAAGCTTGGTGGTGAACCCGGTTTCAAATCGAGAGAAATTCGCTGGTGCATTCATCTGTCTGAAGCGGGCAATCTGCTGAACATCGTGCCTTTGGGCGATGGCAAGTCGGGTGTTCAGGTCGAACGCTGCCCGGACATGCACGCCATGAATTCAGGAGGCAAGGCTCACTTCCTGGTTGAAACGGCGCAGACCATCGCGCGTCATTTCAAGCCCGACGAGACCCATGAGAAAATTGCTTCAGGCGAAAGCCGTCACCTTTTCTACGTGACGATGCTGACCCAGGCGGCACACGAAGTCATCTCATTGCAGGCCGCTGCCAAACTGCTGGCCGACACGGCAGCCCGAGAAGCGTTGCGCCTGATGATGGTCGAAAAACGCGTGAAACCTGCCGATTGGGTGACATGGCAAATCGGCCAAAGTGATCCGTGTGCCCAGGCAGATGTGCAGATCTGGTGGCGTACGTGGCGACAACTTGATCTTCATGGCAATGACGGCAATTTGCCCAACATGGCCGGCCAGATGGTGTGTCTTTTGACCGGCGAATCAGTCCAGCCATTGCTCACCCAGCCCAAGGTGACAGGTCTTGCGGGTGTCGGCGGTCTAGCCATGGGCGACGTGGTTGTGGGTTTCGATAAAGCAGCTTTCCGGTCGTTTGGGCTGGAGAAGTCATCCAATGCCGCAATGGGGGCAACTGCTGCCCAACAATACGTCGACGCCATCAACCACCTGATCAAGGAACAGCAGGAGGCAACGCGCAAGAATCCCTCGCGCCGCACCAGTGCCTTGATGGTGTACTGGTTTCGCGATCGAATTCCTCCCGAGGATGACCCTTTCGCCATGCTATTCGGTATGCAAACCGAAGAACAGCAAACTGCCTCGGCTCTTGGTCAGGCGCGCAAGCTACTCCAGGCCATTCGTACCGGGGAGCGAGCGCAACTGGGGCACAACCACTATTACGCGATGACGCTATCCGGTGCATCAGGCCGGGTGATGGTGCGCGACTGGATGGAGGGGCAGTTCGCGCAACTGTTGGCGAGTATCGAAGCCTGGTTCTCCGATCTGTCGATCGCCCATCGCGAGAGCGATGAGCGTCTGGCTCCCGATCCCAAGTTCCTCGCCGTCGGTGGGGCGCTGGTGCGTGAGCTGAAGGACTTACCCGCCTCCACGACGGCCACGCTGTGGCGAGCAGCCGTCACAAGACAAGCGATACCGCAGACATTGATGGCGCAGGCCCTGGATCGCTTTCGCTCCGCACTCATCAAGGATGAAACCTTCAATCACGCCCGCATGGGTCTTATCAAGGCCTACTTTGTTCGCAAATCCTCAGCAGGAGATCAGCACATGAAACCCTATCTCAACCCGGACCATCCCGATCCGGCCTATCATTGCGGGCGTTTGCTGGCCGTGCTGGCAAGATTGCAGCACGCAGCTCTAGGCGATGTCGGCGCCGGAGTCGTGCAGCGTTTCTATCCGGCCGCCAGCACCGCGCCGGGGCTCACATTGGGGCGCTTGGTGGGCAATGCACGCAACCATCTGGGCAAGCTCGACGGCGGCCTGTCCTTCTGGTACGAGCAGCTGATCGGCGAAGTGATGAGCCGTCTAGGTGATAGCCTGCCGCGCACGCTGGACCTCGAAGGGCAAGGCCTGTTCGCGCTGGGCTATTACCAGCAACTGGCCGCCCTACGCAGCTCGAAGAAAGACGCACAAGACGACAAGCAAAACGGAGAGTAG